A genome region from Chlorobaculum tepidum TLS includes the following:
- a CDS encoding sigma-70 family RNA polymerase sigma factor, producing the protein MKENKQTLTAQEQLKQQEFQKEAVAHINSLYNYALHLTMNPDDAHDLVQETYLKAYRFFDSFERGTNCKAWLFKILKNNYINKFRKNAREPGKVDYDLIKDFYHTIKDVQSDTTEAESDFFHSLLHEEVYQALQSLPEEFREVIQLCDIEGFTYEEIANMVESPIGTVRSRLYRGRKLLRAKLEDYAKKHGYDTEIDQ; encoded by the coding sequence ATGAAAGAGAACAAACAGACGCTCACAGCTCAGGAACAGCTCAAACAGCAGGAGTTTCAAAAGGAGGCTGTCGCGCATATCAATTCACTCTACAACTATGCGCTGCATCTCACGATGAACCCTGACGATGCCCATGATCTGGTGCAGGAGACATACCTGAAAGCATATAGATTTTTCGATTCCTTCGAGCGGGGAACAAACTGCAAGGCGTGGTTGTTCAAAATTCTCAAAAACAATTACATCAACAAATTTCGTAAAAACGCAAGGGAACCCGGCAAAGTCGATTACGACCTGATCAAGGACTTTTACCATACGATCAAGGATGTGCAGAGCGACACAACCGAAGCCGAGTCGGATTTTTTCCATTCCCTGTTGCACGAAGAGGTTTACCAGGCATTGCAGTCACTTCCCGAAGAGTTCAGGGAAGTCATACAGTTGTGTGACATTGAAGGATTTACCTATGAGGAGATTGCCAACATGGTCGAAAGCCCGATCGGAACGGTTCGATCACGTTTGTACAGAGGCAGAAAACTGTTGCGTGCCAAACTTGAAGATTACGCCAAAAAGCATGGATACGACACCGAAATCGATCAGTGA
- a CDS encoding FAD-dependent oxidoreductase, with amino-acid sequence MAEMVDVIVIGAGIGGLTAAALLQERGFSTVVFEKNRFPGGSCSSFEKGGYTFDAGASVFYGFCDDDAMGTLNLHSRIFRKLGIAVETIPDPVQIHYHMPGGFDVPAWFDRDRFLESLCRRFPHERTGIRKFYDELESVYEILNSLPAGSLEDVIHLGVVGARHPLKVMALGVKTLFSMGNVARRYISDKELLRFIDLEAYSWAVQDAVSTPLVNAGICLADRHHGGINYPVGGSGTIPAALVKGFEKFGGSIRFGSEVSKVIVKNGSAVGVRLSDGTEVSAKAVVSNATVWDTFSKLVDDPRLRIPDDRFIKAPSWFQIWLGVDGSIVPPGFHMHHIIVDDWSKYDELGGTIYFSAPSVLDPSLAPPGKHALHLFVTAETWQWEQYEYRSQEYKAAKEAFAKSLIARAERLLPGIQDATELMVTATPQSHARYLNRRDGSYGPLLKPGQNILLKPQNRTPIKNLFAAGDSTFPGQGVIAVTYSGVSCASYIARQLGKALDYL; translated from the coding sequence ATGGCTGAAATGGTTGATGTCATTGTCATTGGGGCGGGTATCGGAGGCCTGACGGCGGCTGCGTTGTTGCAGGAGCGAGGTTTTTCAACCGTCGTTTTCGAAAAGAACAGGTTTCCCGGTGGGAGCTGTTCGTCGTTTGAGAAGGGAGGTTACACCTTCGATGCCGGAGCTTCGGTGTTTTACGGTTTCTGCGATGACGACGCAATGGGCACGCTTAACCTGCATTCACGGATTTTCCGCAAGCTCGGTATTGCGGTCGAGACTATTCCCGATCCGGTGCAGATTCATTACCACATGCCGGGGGGCTTCGACGTCCCGGCCTGGTTTGACCGCGACCGTTTTCTCGAATCGCTCTGCCGCCGGTTTCCGCACGAACGGACGGGCATCCGGAAATTTTACGACGAGCTCGAATCGGTCTATGAGATTTTGAATTCATTGCCCGCTGGGTCGCTCGAAGATGTGATACACCTGGGCGTTGTCGGTGCCCGCCATCCGCTGAAGGTCATGGCACTTGGCGTCAAGACGCTCTTTTCGATGGGCAACGTAGCGCGGCGTTACATCAGCGACAAAGAGCTGCTGCGCTTCATCGATCTCGAAGCCTACTCGTGGGCGGTGCAGGACGCGGTTTCAACCCCGCTGGTCAACGCGGGCATCTGCCTGGCCGACCGGCACCATGGAGGAATCAACTATCCCGTCGGTGGCTCGGGAACCATTCCGGCGGCGCTGGTGAAGGGGTTCGAAAAATTCGGCGGGTCGATCCGGTTTGGCAGCGAAGTGTCGAAGGTGATCGTCAAGAACGGCTCGGCGGTCGGCGTTCGTCTCTCTGACGGCACGGAAGTGAGTGCGAAGGCGGTGGTCAGCAACGCCACGGTGTGGGACACCTTCAGTAAGCTCGTGGACGATCCCCGTTTGCGGATTCCGGATGATCGTTTCATCAAGGCTCCGAGCTGGTTCCAGATCTGGCTTGGCGTGGACGGTTCGATCGTGCCGCCGGGGTTCCACATGCATCACATCATTGTCGATGACTGGTCGAAGTACGACGAGCTTGGCGGCACGATCTACTTCTCTGCGCCCTCGGTGCTCGACCCGTCGCTCGCGCCGCCGGGCAAGCACGCCCTGCACCTCTTTGTGACTGCTGAGACGTGGCAGTGGGAGCAGTATGAATACCGGAGCCAGGAGTACAAGGCAGCCAAAGAGGCTTTCGCAAAATCACTCATCGCGAGAGCCGAGCGCCTCCTGCCGGGAATTCAGGATGCCACCGAACTTATGGTAACCGCCACGCCGCAGAGCCATGCGCGCTACCTCAATCGTCGCGACGGCTCGTATGGCCCGCTGCTTAAGCCGGGACAGAACATCCTTTTGAAGCCGCAGAACCGCACGCCGATAAAGAATTTGTTCGCCGCCGGAGACAGTACCTTCCCCGGCCAGGGGGTGATTGCCGTGACCTACTCCGGCGTGTCGTGCGCCTCGTACATCGCGCGGCAGTTGGGGAAAGCGCTCGATTACCTATGA
- a CDS encoding alanine dehydrogenase, whose protein sequence is MGYSSDFGTIEFELGVKTLERWLLKPEKTMSVSIAIPKERAQDERRVAISPAGVQILVEQGIRVVVESNAGCFCNFHDQDYAEAGAIIVTSPEELYPQANVIVKVSPPQPEELQLLLPGQMLISAVHLGTVSRQMLKTLIDKNITALGFEFIETRDGELPIVRTLSEIAGSLAIQTAAKYLETGYGGSGILLGGIAGVPPAHVTIIGAGTVGLFAAQDALGLGAQVTVIDKEINRLRRFEAFFNRHLVTAIANEHYISQLAKMSDVMIGALSPKLKLNKPLVSEQVVKTMKPGSVIIDVSIDQGACFATSRHTTHTNPIYVKYGVTHYCVPNIPSAVAKTATFALTNTLLPFLLKLNAHQTIPEILWNSHSLRKGTYLYKGYITKKILAELTDLPFREIDMLLATA, encoded by the coding sequence ATGGGCTACTCATCCGATTTTGGAACTATCGAATTCGAACTCGGAGTCAAAACTCTCGAACGCTGGTTGCTCAAACCGGAAAAGACGATGAGCGTCTCCATCGCCATTCCAAAAGAGCGTGCCCAGGACGAACGGCGCGTTGCCATTTCGCCGGCTGGAGTGCAGATACTGGTCGAACAGGGTATCCGGGTGGTGGTAGAAAGCAACGCGGGCTGCTTCTGCAATTTCCATGATCAGGATTATGCCGAAGCCGGTGCGATCATCGTCACCTCACCTGAGGAACTGTACCCGCAGGCCAACGTCATCGTCAAGGTCTCGCCTCCGCAACCCGAAGAGCTGCAACTCCTTTTACCCGGCCAGATGCTCATCTCGGCGGTGCATCTCGGCACCGTCAGCCGCCAGATGCTCAAGACGCTGATCGACAAGAACATCACCGCGCTCGGCTTCGAGTTCATCGAAACGAGGGATGGCGAGCTGCCCATCGTCAGAACGCTGAGCGAAATCGCCGGATCGCTGGCCATCCAGACGGCGGCGAAATACCTCGAAACCGGCTATGGCGGCAGCGGTATTCTGCTTGGCGGCATCGCGGGCGTACCACCCGCACACGTCACGATCATCGGCGCGGGCACGGTCGGCCTGTTCGCCGCGCAGGACGCGCTCGGCCTGGGAGCGCAGGTAACGGTCATCGACAAGGAGATCAACCGGCTGCGGCGATTCGAAGCGTTCTTCAACCGACACCTGGTGACGGCCATCGCCAACGAACACTACATTTCGCAGCTCGCGAAAATGTCCGATGTGATGATCGGCGCGCTCAGCCCCAAGCTGAAACTGAACAAACCGCTGGTGAGCGAGCAGGTGGTCAAAACCATGAAACCCGGGTCGGTGATCATCGACGTTTCGATCGACCAGGGAGCCTGTTTCGCCACCAGCCGTCACACAACGCACACCAACCCGATTTACGTCAAGTACGGTGTAACGCACTACTGCGTACCAAACATCCCGTCGGCAGTAGCCAAAACTGCCACGTTCGCGCTGACCAACACGCTTCTGCCATTCCTGCTGAAGCTGAACGCGCACCAGACCATTCCGGAAATTCTCTGGAACAGCCACAGCCTGCGCAAGGGCACCTACCTTTACAAAGGCTACATCACCAAGAAAATCCTCGCCGAACTCACCGATCTTCCTTTCCGCGAAATCGACATGCTGCTCGCGACTGCATAA
- a CDS encoding 2Fe-2S iron-sulfur cluster-binding protein — protein sequence MIIYINDKPCNAKVGDLLLNTAKLNKAHIGYICGGNGICQSCFVYVLEGAECLSEPGEDEKAFISDKLFAEGGRLACRTTIVKEGTIRVLTRAEKFRRIVLGLNVPGFITYAQTIGYNVTNKLPSGVSSIVSRVQSGRLNPVDTIGKIASGLSPASQLVYNNFIEAFPFMQAPVNMVSGVAKSAIDNASGALCTISGGRLHLPGSTCTAHDKPAEAIERITISAK from the coding sequence ATGATTATCTACATCAATGACAAACCTTGCAACGCCAAGGTCGGAGACTTGCTGCTCAACACCGCAAAGCTCAATAAAGCGCATATCGGCTACATCTGCGGCGGCAACGGCATCTGCCAGAGTTGCTTCGTCTATGTACTCGAAGGCGCTGAATGCCTCTCTGAACCGGGCGAGGACGAAAAGGCTTTTATCTCCGACAAACTTTTTGCGGAGGGCGGACGCCTCGCCTGCCGCACCACCATCGTCAAGGAAGGAACGATCCGGGTGCTGACCCGTGCCGAAAAATTCCGGCGGATCGTGCTCGGCCTGAACGTCCCAGGCTTCATCACCTACGCACAGACGATCGGCTACAATGTGACAAACAAACTCCCGTCCGGCGTTTCAAGCATCGTGTCGAGAGTGCAGAGCGGGCGACTCAATCCTGTCGATACAATCGGCAAAATCGCCAGCGGCCTCAGCCCGGCATCACAGCTTGTGTACAATAATTTCATCGAGGCCTTTCCCTTCATGCAAGCACCAGTCAACATGGTGAGCGGTGTTGCCAAAAGCGCTATCGACAATGCGTCTGGCGCGCTGTGCACGATCAGCGGCGGTCGACTGCACCTGCCGGGTTCAACCTGCACCGCGCACGACAAACCGGCGGAAGCCATCGAGCGCATTACCATCTCGGCAAAATAA
- a CDS encoding 2Fe-2S iron-sulfur cluster-binding protein: MNITVNDRECSAQVGDRLLDIARANHSHIGYFCGGNAICQTCYVRVLEGAELLSPMSDAEKAMLSDKLIKEGTRMACQTLIEKPGKITVLSEVEAAKRLTLENPLQLPAYMGKMGWEAAVKFTDTIAFQARREQGEHALEPTQLLHDVAAAISDAIQLVFNAVQAAFGVNRSTDKPEIKADKGCGCDTTLLAKTATCDNGHGRIVSPEVLQLHQERSAVCN, translated from the coding sequence ATGAACATCACCGTAAACGATAGAGAGTGTTCCGCCCAGGTTGGAGATAGATTGCTTGATATAGCTCGCGCCAATCACAGCCATATCGGTTACTTTTGCGGCGGCAACGCCATCTGCCAGACCTGCTACGTCAGGGTGCTCGAAGGGGCTGAGCTGCTTTCGCCGATGAGCGACGCCGAAAAGGCGATGCTTTCGGACAAACTGATCAAGGAGGGCACGCGAATGGCCTGTCAGACACTTATAGAGAAACCCGGCAAGATCACAGTGCTCTCCGAGGTCGAGGCGGCAAAAAGGTTGACTCTCGAAAATCCGCTCCAGCTTCCGGCATATATGGGCAAAATGGGCTGGGAGGCCGCAGTCAAGTTCACCGATACAATTGCATTTCAGGCAAGGCGTGAACAGGGAGAACATGCACTGGAGCCAACGCAGCTGCTTCACGATGTGGCCGCAGCGATCAGCGACGCGATTCAACTGGTGTTCAACGCAGTTCAGGCCGCCTTCGGCGTGAATCGTTCCACTGACAAACCCGAGATCAAAGCAGACAAAGGATGCGGTTGCGATACCACGCTCCTGGCAAAAACGGCAACTTGTGACAACGGTCACGGAAGGATTGTCTCTCCTGAAGTACTCCAGCTCCATCAGGAGAGAAGCGCGGTCTGTAACTGA
- the mfd gene encoding transcription-repair coupling factor, producing MKFSANPTPQFASIIKRPVDLVLDSLAASAPYRALREALSVATTGEHRAVDICGVRGSLAPFIAAKLFRDFDAPVVLFCNADEQELYDNDLPLLLGGKPFRNTADELSPALGMLSRRETLVVLAAFEDLSIEVCGTESSNERLFSLAAGSDAGYDALMQFLKSNGFEKREFVENEGEFSVRGSIIDVFCYGSREPVRIEFFGDTVSSLRNFDTDSQLSTSAIESVDLFGSFTQESAAESKPAGILDYLPDTAIVIIDDATAMQGSDHRALLEAALPRFRHVVIQRINKQGIDFNSSEQQRLQGNFRLLAGRLQEEAERGLKPLFACASRREIEELAEFIADENTSKSPDAIEWIPANLHSGFAFGELNLYTESDIFGKFHTHKAHRKRKVRGISLKELQRLKVGDYVVHEDYGIGVFRSLETIQVGDSEQECVLVEYEGGDQLYVNVQNINLLSKYTASEGSLPNLSKLGSSKWSAKKERVRKKLRDIAAKLIRVYAKRKMTPGFAFGPDSIFQREFEASFMFEETPDQLKAIQEVKKDMQSPSPMDRLICGDAGFGKTEIAMRAAFKAVENKKQVAILTPTTILTHQHGESFARRFANFPVNIAVLSRFVPRKEQKETIERIASGAMDIVIGTHRLVSKDVVFKDLGLLVIDEEQHFGVEVKEKLRHQFPGVDTLTMSATPIPRTMQFSMLGARDISIVSTPPKNRQPVETIITEFDPETVRAAIKREIQREGQVFFLHNRITSLEETALKLRELVPYARMATAHGQMPAKELENVMMDFMQQELDVLISTSIIGSGLDISNANTIIINRADMFGLSDLYQLRGRVGRSERKAYCYLITPPLHTLKREAVQRIAVIETFTELGSGINVALRDLDIRGAGNLLGAEQSGFIHEIGFDLYQKMIEETVAELKLTEFNHLFSDSEKAALKPQRPCDMIFFFDALLPDYYITATQERFSCYDRISKAADNTALQNIAKELEDRFGAMPAEVQNLLALARLKHLGSSLGLEKIDLQQSSATIFLPSDEDKEFYDSAFFQNLIVALQDGSIKEYHPQFKHEKKMKLVFRHPETADTAPLALIARYEALLKQIAER from the coding sequence ATGAAATTTTCCGCTAATCCCACGCCCCAGTTCGCCAGCATCATCAAAAGACCGGTCGATCTCGTGCTCGACAGCCTTGCCGCGTCGGCTCCGTATCGTGCGCTCCGCGAGGCGCTTTCGGTAGCAACGACAGGAGAGCACCGGGCTGTGGACATCTGCGGCGTTCGGGGTTCGCTCGCGCCGTTTATCGCCGCCAAGCTGTTCCGGGATTTCGACGCACCGGTGGTGCTCTTTTGCAACGCCGACGAGCAGGAGCTGTACGACAACGACCTGCCGCTCCTGCTTGGCGGCAAGCCCTTCCGCAACACCGCCGATGAGCTTTCTCCGGCGCTCGGAATGCTCTCGCGTCGAGAAACGCTCGTCGTGCTCGCCGCGTTCGAAGACCTCAGCATCGAGGTATGCGGCACGGAGTCGTCGAACGAACGGCTCTTTTCGCTCGCCGCCGGAAGCGATGCCGGGTACGATGCACTGATGCAGTTCCTTAAAAGCAACGGCTTCGAGAAGCGGGAGTTCGTCGAGAACGAAGGCGAGTTTTCGGTGCGCGGTTCGATCATCGATGTCTTCTGCTATGGCAGCCGCGAGCCGGTGCGCATCGAGTTTTTCGGCGACACGGTCAGCTCGCTCAGGAATTTCGACACCGACAGCCAGCTCTCGACCTCGGCCATCGAGTCAGTCGATCTGTTCGGCAGCTTCACGCAGGAGAGCGCGGCGGAGTCGAAACCGGCAGGAATCCTCGACTACCTGCCAGACACCGCGATCGTCATCATCGACGACGCCACCGCCATGCAAGGCTCGGATCACCGCGCCCTGCTCGAAGCGGCGCTCCCCCGCTTCCGGCATGTGGTCATCCAGCGGATAAACAAGCAGGGCATCGACTTCAACTCCAGCGAGCAACAGCGGTTGCAAGGCAATTTTCGCCTGCTGGCCGGGCGCTTGCAAGAGGAGGCTGAGCGCGGACTGAAGCCACTCTTCGCCTGCGCGTCACGCCGGGAAATCGAGGAGTTGGCAGAGTTCATCGCCGATGAAAACACCAGTAAATCGCCGGACGCCATCGAATGGATTCCGGCGAACCTGCACTCCGGCTTCGCCTTCGGCGAGCTGAATCTCTATACCGAGTCGGACATTTTCGGCAAGTTCCACACCCACAAAGCGCACCGCAAGCGCAAGGTTCGGGGCATTTCGCTCAAGGAGCTTCAGCGCCTCAAGGTGGGCGATTACGTCGTGCACGAAGATTACGGCATCGGCGTATTCCGGTCACTCGAAACGATCCAGGTGGGCGATTCGGAGCAGGAGTGCGTGCTGGTCGAGTACGAAGGCGGCGACCAGCTTTACGTCAATGTGCAGAACATCAACCTCCTCTCAAAGTACACCGCTTCGGAAGGCTCGCTGCCGAATCTCTCGAAGCTCGGCAGCTCGAAGTGGAGCGCCAAAAAGGAGAGAGTGCGCAAAAAGCTGCGCGACATCGCCGCCAAGCTGATCCGCGTGTACGCGAAGCGCAAAATGACGCCCGGCTTTGCGTTCGGGCCGGATTCGATATTCCAGCGTGAGTTCGAGGCCTCCTTCATGTTCGAGGAGACCCCCGACCAGCTCAAGGCGATCCAGGAGGTGAAAAAGGACATGCAATCGCCATCGCCGATGGATCGGCTCATCTGCGGCGACGCGGGATTCGGCAAGACCGAAATCGCGATGCGTGCAGCATTCAAGGCGGTCGAAAACAAAAAGCAGGTGGCGATCCTGACGCCGACCACGATTCTGACCCACCAGCATGGCGAGTCGTTCGCGCGTCGATTCGCCAACTTCCCTGTGAACATCGCCGTCCTGAGCCGCTTCGTGCCGCGCAAGGAACAGAAAGAGACGATCGAGCGCATCGCGTCGGGCGCGATGGACATCGTTATCGGCACGCACCGCCTGGTCTCGAAAGATGTGGTATTCAAGGACTTGGGACTCCTCGTCATCGACGAGGAGCAGCATTTCGGCGTGGAGGTCAAGGAGAAGCTACGCCACCAGTTTCCCGGCGTCGATACGCTCACCATGTCGGCCACGCCGATTCCGCGCACCATGCAGTTCTCGATGCTCGGAGCGCGCGACATCTCAATTGTTTCGACGCCGCCGAAGAACCGCCAGCCGGTCGAAACGATCATCACCGAGTTCGATCCGGAAACTGTGCGGGCAGCCATCAAGCGCGAAATCCAGCGCGAGGGTCAGGTCTTTTTTCTTCACAACCGCATCACCAGCCTCGAAGAGACCGCGCTGAAACTGCGCGAGCTGGTGCCCTACGCCCGCATGGCCACAGCTCACGGCCAGATGCCCGCCAAGGAGCTGGAAAACGTCATGATGGACTTCATGCAGCAGGAGCTTGACGTGCTGATTTCGACCTCCATCATCGGCTCTGGCCTCGACATCTCCAACGCAAACACGATCATCATCAACCGCGCCGACATGTTCGGCCTGTCGGATCTGTACCAGCTCCGAGGGCGCGTCGGGCGAAGCGAGCGCAAGGCGTACTGCTACCTTATCACGCCACCGCTGCACACGCTCAAGCGCGAGGCGGTGCAACGCATTGCGGTGATCGAGACCTTCACCGAACTCGGCTCCGGCATCAACGTCGCTCTCCGCGATCTCGACATCCGCGGCGCGGGCAACCTGCTCGGCGCTGAGCAGTCAGGCTTCATCCACGAAATAGGCTTCGACCTCTACCAGAAGATGATCGAAGAGACCGTCGCCGAGCTGAAACTCACCGAGTTCAACCACCTCTTCAGCGACAGCGAAAAGGCTGCGCTCAAACCGCAGAGGCCGTGCGACATGATCTTCTTCTTCGACGCGCTCCTTCCCGACTACTACATCACCGCCACGCAGGAGCGCTTCTCGTGCTACGACCGCATCTCGAAAGCTGCTGACAACACGGCACTCCAAAACATTGCCAAAGAGCTGGAAGACCGCTTCGGCGCAATGCCCGCCGAGGTGCAGAACCTGCTCGCACTCGCCCGCCTGAAGCATCTCGGCTCGTCGCTCGGCCTCGAAAAGATCGACCTCCAGCAATCGAGCGCAACCATCTTCCTACCGTCCGACGAGGACAAGGAGTTCTACGACAGTGCCTTCTTCCAGAACCTGATCGTAGCATTGCAGGACGGCTCCATCAAAGAGTATCACCCGCAGTTCAAGCACGAAAAAAAGATGAAGCTCGTCTTCCGGCACCCTGAAACCGCCGACACCGCTCCCCTCGCGCTCATCGCCCGCTACGAAGCGCTGCTGAAACAGATCGCGGAGAGATAA
- a CDS encoding ABC transporter ATP-binding protein, producing the protein MEHILELKDLKTWYRTDSGIAKAVDGVSFSLAQNCIIGIVGESGCGKSVTALSIMRLVPMPPGYFAGGDILWKGRSIVKATEAEMRKIRGNEIAMIFQEPMSSLNPVFTCGDQIMEQILNHRDVSKPEARRQAVELLNMVGIPNPSERIDSYPHEMSGGMRQRVMIAMALSCGPELLIADEPTTALDVTVQAQILELIGKLREERGMSVMLITHDFGVVAELCEEVVVMYASRIAESGTVRHIFENPLHPYTQGLLKSIPRLGAKKERLNVIEGNVPSATRLPDGCRFAGRCPLADDHCRREQPPILEYEPGHRAACWKIT; encoded by the coding sequence ATGGAGCATATTCTCGAACTCAAGGATCTGAAAACCTGGTACCGCACCGATAGCGGTATCGCCAAGGCTGTCGATGGCGTCAGCTTTTCGCTCGCGCAGAACTGCATCATCGGCATCGTCGGTGAGTCGGGGTGCGGCAAGTCGGTGACGGCGCTGTCGATCATGCGCCTCGTGCCGATGCCGCCGGGCTACTTCGCCGGGGGCGATATTCTCTGGAAAGGGCGCAGCATCGTCAAGGCTACCGAGGCCGAGATGCGCAAGATTCGCGGCAACGAGATCGCCATGATCTTTCAGGAGCCGATGAGCTCGCTCAATCCGGTCTTCACCTGTGGCGACCAGATCATGGAGCAGATTCTCAACCATCGCGACGTGAGCAAGCCGGAAGCGCGGCGGCAGGCGGTCGAGCTGCTCAACATGGTCGGCATTCCGAATCCTTCCGAGCGCATCGACTCCTACCCGCACGAGATGTCCGGCGGAATGCGGCAGCGGGTGATGATCGCCATGGCTTTGTCCTGCGGGCCTGAGTTGCTCATCGCCGACGAGCCGACCACGGCGCTCGATGTGACGGTGCAAGCGCAGATTCTGGAGCTGATCGGCAAGTTGCGCGAGGAGCGGGGCATGAGCGTGATGCTCATCACGCACGACTTTGGCGTGGTGGCTGAACTGTGCGAGGAGGTGGTCGTGATGTACGCTTCGCGCATCGCCGAGAGCGGCACCGTGCGGCACATTTTCGAGAATCCGCTCCATCCTTATACGCAGGGGTTGCTGAAATCGATTCCGCGTCTCGGCGCGAAAAAGGAGCGCCTGAACGTGATCGAGGGCAACGTGCCGAGCGCCACCCGTTTGCCGGATGGCTGCCGGTTCGCCGGGCGCTGTCCGCTGGCCGATGACCATTGCCGCCGGGAGCAGCCGCCGATTCTCGAATATGAACCGGGTCACCGGGCGGCCTGCTGGAAAATCACCTGA
- a CDS encoding response regulator transcription factor, with amino-acid sequence MAETSILIVEDDRNLAGLLKYNLEKAGYGCIHAASGEEALDELQRHAVNLVLLDIMLPGIDGFEVCRRIRQNVQWSDLPIVMLTAKGEEIDKVFGFELGIDDYVVKPFSPRELNLRIRAILKRDRRNRSNVQEVLRSGGIELDIGRHEATLDGRPLVLTLMEFKLLALLMKRKGQAQTREVLLSDVWDVDKSINTRTIDTHVTRLREKLGDAGRFIRTVRGLGYKFDENGDNLNES; translated from the coding sequence ATGGCTGAAACCTCCATACTGATCGTCGAAGATGACCGGAACCTTGCCGGACTCCTGAAGTACAACCTTGAAAAAGCCGGTTACGGCTGCATTCACGCCGCCAGTGGAGAGGAGGCGCTCGACGAGTTGCAACGCCATGCCGTGAACCTCGTGCTGCTCGACATTATGCTGCCGGGCATTGACGGCTTCGAGGTGTGCCGCCGCATCCGCCAGAATGTGCAGTGGAGCGATCTGCCCATCGTGATGCTGACGGCCAAGGGCGAGGAGATCGACAAGGTGTTCGGTTTCGAACTCGGTATCGACGACTATGTGGTCAAGCCCTTCAGTCCCCGCGAGCTGAATCTCCGAATTCGCGCCATTCTCAAGCGCGATCGTCGCAACCGCAGCAATGTGCAGGAGGTGCTCCGTTCGGGCGGTATCGAGCTCGATATCGGCCGCCACGAGGCCACGCTCGACGGCCGTCCCCTCGTTCTGACCTTGATGGAGTTCAAGCTGCTGGCGCTTCTGATGAAACGCAAAGGGCAGGCGCAGACGCGCGAGGTGCTCCTGAGCGACGTGTGGGATGTGGACAAGAGCATCAATACTCGCACCATCGACACGCATGTCACGCGGCTTCGCGAAAAGCTCGGCGACGCCGGGCGCTTCATCCGAACCGTGCGCGGCCTCGGCTACAAGTTCGACGAAAACGGAGACAATTTGAATGAAAGCTAA